One Salvia splendens isolate huo1 chromosome 1, SspV2, whole genome shotgun sequence genomic window, ACCAAAACCAACCCTTTGttttgtctagatagtagttgaaatcggtctgtggtacttgagtttacacattttgtttctgtgggatacgatactcttgcttgctttgtgctacattagccccgtacacttgagggaatttcttgtgttaaaataagttgagtcagtCATGTTAAGTTCCTTTTATGTCATCCTTGTTATAATGACGTAAAAGTAAGCTTACAATGACTTAAAAATGACCTCTGTATGATTGGTTCtacatttttgtattaagaatggttttgcatagatcaaaacccgtttattatatatgtatatatgtatatataaattgCTGATTTATTTTGTTGCAAGATGTAAGGTATCAACTAACGGAGCTAGTGACTATTCTCACGCTTATTTGTAGGCACCTCAAAGGATTAGATTGGTCCAATGATTTAAATTGTTGATATTTAATTGTTCAAGTTTTTTATTATGAGAATAACGTGGCAGTTTCCTTTAGCGAAATTTGAGACAAAAGGACTGAATATAAAATTGAGATAGTATTTGTTAAAAAATTAGTGACCGCTAAATTGCTTCCACTAATTACTGAAATTGCTATCTACCCTGCATTTTCAAAAGGTACAAATATATTAAGTGTTTTTTCATGATCTTGATAAAATAAGTACTAGTTTTAGAAAAAGTTGGCAAGTTACTTAAAATTAGTGCCAACATGTACCAAGAAAGATACTACTACCGAACACTCTAAAAATTTAAAGAACTCTTTAAAATGAATCTAAACTTTGAATACAGAAATTGAACAACTCCTTGCAGGAGCCTAATCTCAATGAAGAATTCTTAAATAAGAgccaaaattatttattaaattaaagaacttctaaatacgagtataaattGTTTGCTAACcaaatccaaattaaatatCGTCACAAGTTTATCGAAAAGTCTgatgctcaacttgaggggagTAGAAGATAACATAACTACAATATCTAATTTAACCCAAAATGGTTGTTATGGCTTATGTAATAGCCTTGCACTTTAACGAGAATAGATTCCTAAAATGAAATCAGGATAGAAACGAAGGTGGTGTCGGTTGTCGTGTTCTACCGCACCGATACAACATTTTTGTTCTACGTCTGTGGCGCTATATAAGATCTACGGGCATACCAAACACATTCCAGATCCGGAATACATAAGTATTAAATCAGAGTGATTACATCAGCGGCTCCGCGGATGCACCAAATCGAGCATAATGATATGGATGGTGCCCTAGTATAACTAATAATATGGACAAACACTCATGAAAGAGAATATACAGACTGACCTCATCTCCTAATTGCTCTCTTTCCATACCCAACGtctattctattctattctattctattctattctTTCTTACTCAGCTCCATTTTGAAGCACTTTGCCTTTTCTACTAACTATTCTATTCTACTACTATGTTTAGTAATATAAATTTGGAATTGATATTAGTATTTGTTATATGAATATGATATCCcacattaaataaataatatttgaattaatCATTTTGGTAAAGTAGATGGTTGTATACAGTGAACAACATGCTCGAATTCTGTTAACATACTTTGTTCTAATCAAAATGTCATAATGGCTCTCCTTTTAGTGATTCCATGGCATGCAACCTTGTAGTTTATGCTATGCTACATATACAAGGTTGAGTTAGTTGTAATCTACAGCAACATGTATATGTATCACTTGTTAAGCCTATCTTTGAGTTTTCCTGTTGCTCAGCTAACACTTAGACTTGCACATTTTGCATTTTCTCAGAATATATAGACGAGCTAGTCAATGCAGATAAGAGCGGGGCAAGGACTTTGGCGCTGGAACCATCAGCAAACTAATTTCTTTCTCCAACCAtcacactaaactcaaacccattttagtgtaaatgtcacactaaatattgattttgctctaaccatttacactaaactcaaaccccAATGAATATTCCtcatccactaactttttatacttttcaatcatacctatataagtattttttcttaaaaaaccTATAATTGGATTGATTGGTTTTGCAGTACTAATGGATGTATTATTCTACTGCATTTTAGGTTTTGCAGTACGGTTGGAGATGGTCTAAGGGAGGGAATGTTAGGATTTAAAGTTTGttattcaattaataaatatttaggATAGTGTGGTAGATTTGAATTATTGTTAGTTTGTTACCACGGTTTTAGCCAAAACATGATCTTTCTGTTTCTTTGTAAAGCATCTGTGCATTAGCTCAGATTCAATACTTTTTTTTGTGAGATTCAATATTCCTAACAAAAACTATTATTATTCTCATGAAAGTGCACTTGAACTTTTTATCCTCACTTTTTTCATTGTACGCGATACGTGATTAAAGAGAACAAAAACTATTATTATTCTCATGAAAGTTTATCATGATATCGACTTAATAAAGGTTAACAGGGTtgctttaaattttttattttcttctttgctctatgtgatttttttttctggtactatttttttttctcccaGTTTTGTTTTTCCTAAGTTTAATCTGCTAGCTGTTGTGTTTTCTGAGGCTGGCATTATTGTTTTAATTGGATGGAAGACTACGTTTTTCGGTAACCATCAGTATCACAATCTGAGGTGGTGGGACAATCCTTCCACCAGATGTAATGCTATTAATCTCACTCCCTATTGTTACTTCAGATTGATATAACATATGTTGGGAGAGAATTAGATGATTATCATGCGTGTTCAAAAATAATTAGTACGAAATCTATGATTTTGAGTTAGAAGGACATAATAAATCACTGAACCAAGATTTAACGGAACTTCGATGTCATGCATGACCAATCTCTATCGACTCCTATTGTTGCATATTTTCTTTAGAAGAAGTAGTAGTGTGCTTTGTTGgattctggattacaagagataacagaaCCAGGCGTAATACAaaccaaaagaaaggaaaaggaggaactgaacttaaaaattacaacgtagaatcgaaactactaaaccagtatgattagcggagtcgaggaggcctcttcccgcaagacgagatacgccccggtagtgctcttcggtttggcgtatcgtccccaaaggtaaaacggctacgtctctattgatgcagcaccgcaatcagtagagctccgacgaacgggatggaggagagggcagagcttcgacagaaggacaatgcagaaagagggagagagcttatgcagagaatgcttgtatgtgtgtcataatgcagtggtatggctagcctatttataggccaagccaccatgcagggtcaaccagccattgaaggctcatcatgacaattcgtaaccgacgtcagTTACATGCGTGTGGCTGgagtgtgccacccgtgtgtggagcgtgtggatttctcacgtggcagccgtgactgtgcctcgcttgacgacgtgtcaagccacttggattgctgactcggcggtggtccaaaaagaatagtttgggccaagccccaagcccaaagaccaattgccaagtccaagatcaagatcgggatcgggcccgaggCCGAGGCCGAGGCCGCGAGCACGGGcacgggatcgggctcgggcgggcggcggcggcggcgcgcgcgtgtgcgcgcgtgtgggctctttcacccatcttggtccactataattattaagtaacataaagtcacttaatttatacacattaaaagatgtgttaatcctccaatgtgggataattaacactagttaattattccctaagctccaactccaagctttaattaaaagctaattatgcccaactttaatccactatttctcactcactggaaatcggatttgagaaagtgaatatactacatttatctacgtaaaatgtagatcgacgctatgttatttaatttcacaaaattaaatgtctcgtcacatttattatttggtcaaaatccattgaccgggcatatttaatccatgatttttacatgcTTATCTTATCACTTAGCATAACCAAAAAATTGGCAAAATATTAGGAGTGATAAAAACGAAATTCCTAAAGAAAAGGAAACAACTTTGGCTGCTTTAAACTAAAGTAGATATTTTTCACTAGCTAATTTTCCAACAAGGGTGTGAATTGAATGTGTCCTACACTTCCACTAAAACAACTGCAGACAATAGAATCATAAAATTAAAGACCAATTCAATATCCGAAATCAATATGGTTACATTATCATATGACAACAAAATCAAATTGACTACATATACACAACCGCAAAATAAGTAGCACTATTGAATTCGTAAGAtgagtaataaataaatcccgAGTGTTGGTTGAAAATATATGTAAATGACACCGACCCCTCCACAAAACCCATACAAAGTTGATATATAAAAATCCCACATTCCCATCGACTGCATACAGCTCTAGATGAATGGCGATAGAAAAAGTGAAACAAGGGGTGAAAAGATGTTGGGAAATGGTGGTGAAAATAGGAGGTGAAGATCctagaaaaatataaaagtgGGAGTGGCCATGGCTGCTGTATATCTAATCTACTACTTTGATCTCTTTCACGATGGCTACTCTACCGGTAGCGGCCTTTACGCCATGTGGGCTGTCAACACCGTCGCTGTCGTTTTCGAGTTCTCCATAGGTCCGGTCTTTCTGACACCACTGCATGCTCCCCCTTTTTTAATACTCACTACATTTGTTTTCATTTCAGGAGCCACAATTGGGAAAGGGGTCAACAGAACGCTGGCGACGCTGTTGGGAGGCGCATTAGGAGTCGGGGCACACGGCGCCACCAGCTTTGCCGACGGCAACACGCCCGAGTCCATCATGCTCGCATTCATCATTTTCTTCATATGTACATATattatgaacaaatttaattttaattgtgaTTGTGTTGTATTTATGCAGCTGGAGTGGCGACGTTTGGTCGATTTATTCCAAAGCTGAAGGCGAGAAACGACTATTTTTTCCTGATAATAATTGTGACGTTTGGGTTGATAGCGGTGTGCACTTATCGTGGCGAAAAGCTGATAGAGATGGCGGAGAAAAGGATGTCTACTGTGTTGGTTGGTTATGCCTGCATATGCCCCTGTTGGGCCGGCCAGGATCTTCACACTCTCGTTGCCACTAACATCCACACGCTCGCAACCTTCTTGGAAGGTATATATACTGGGATAATAATAGTCGCTTAAATTATAAAGTAGTATTGTTTAAAAATGGAATATTAAATTACAGGCTTTGGAGGCGAATATTTCGGGACAGGTAATAAAAGCCATGATATGGAAGGCTATAGAGGAGTTATTGATTCAAAGAGCATTGAAGAATCACTGGTTAGTCAAATTAAACAAGTTGGATATCCCTCAATTAAGATTGTTATCAACAATGTGCATACTTAATTTTGCAAAATGGGAGCCTAGGCATCGAAAATTCAGATACTGGCACCCTTGGGCGCTCTACCTTAAAATTGGAAGGCTAACACGAGAATGCGCGTGCAAGATTGACACACTCAACGGCTGTCTTAACTCGGACATGAAGACGCCACTAGAGATTCGAGAAAAGATGAAGGAAGCATGTACAGAGATGAGCCGGGAATGCAGTAAAGCTTTGACAGAATTAGCGGAGGGGATGAAGGCGATGACGCGGTCAACGCATGCTGATCCACACGTGAAAAGGGCGGAAGCTGCAGCCATGAATCTCAAATTGGTGCTCCAGACTCCTCTATGGGGCGATGCTCATCTCCTCGACCTGTGCCCGGCTGCCACCGTGGCTTCCCTGCTCATGCAAATTGTTGGTTGCACAGCCAACATAGTAGATTCTGTTCATGAACTCGCCACCTTGTCCAAATTCAAGAATCCAAAATGCAGTTACGGATGTTGTGCTCATTACTGTTCCTCTAGATATTAAGTAATTATCAAGGGACACGTGAATCTAGTTTGACTCAAAATGCCCATATAGTCAAATTCAATAGTTTGTCACCAGTTTAATTCTAATaaagtttaattaatttttcggttttttggaCAGAAATGCCCTTTGGCGAAACTTTTAAccatttcttcactttcatACCCTAACTATAATATccattaatttttcaaaattcggGATCTCAAAATTCTCTATAGGAACTCATTTTCCCACAACACTAAAATCTTCCAAATGAAGAATTGATGGATGCCGCAGTCTGTGGCAGTGGCTACCGGCAAGGTGAGCCGAATATTGGATAGAAACGAAGGTGGTGTCGGTTGTCGTGTTCTATCGCACCGACACAACGTTTTTGTTCGACGTCTGTGGCGCTACATTAGATCTCCGCATACCAAACACATTCCACATCTGGAAAACATAAGTATTAAATCGAAGCGATGACATCAGCGACTCCGAAATCAAGCATGATGATATGGATGGTGCACTAGTGTAACTAATAACCCATTTCGATATGATTAAATAGAGAATAATATGGACAAACACTTCATGAAAGAGAATATAGAGATTGGCATAGTGGAATTAACATTTGTTCTATCTGATTCATTATGGAATTAACCTTTCTTCTCTCTGAGATCATTAGCATACATTTTGATAAAAGTACTTAGTTAATTCTAGAAGTTTTGCGCAAACTATAATTCTTGACAAATAGTAGATGATCCCATTACTCATGAATTGTGGGAATGTTAGGAATAATGTTTACGTTCTTTGCATTAATTTGATGTAACTATATAAGAATTggataaaatagaaattataaagCAATTTAAAACTTTCTTTCCAAACTTTGGATTCTATGTTCGATTTGTTAACAGTGGATGTGAGAAAGACTCATGCCAGCTCAAGGATGAAGATGTGGCAACCCGATCCACATCATCTTGTGCAACGAATGAAAGTGAAACAGTCTTACAAAGAGTGTGGAGAACGTGTGTAAGAAGAAGGATGCAGCTACTATAGATAAGAACCTGGATGTTCAGGCAATAGCACTAGCCTCGAACCGGTTCTTCATTCAAGAACTAAAAACATTGAACTGGATGTTCACTTTGTGAGGGACAAGATTTTGGCAAATGAGTTGGAGCTCAGGCATGCGCCTACTTCAGATCAAATAGCCGACATCTTGACCAAACCTTTAAGTC contains:
- the LOC121803586 gene encoding aluminum-activated malate transporter 2-like, which translates into the protein MPAYAPVGPARIFTLSLPLTSTRSQPSWKALEANISGQVIKAMIWKAIEELLIQRALKNHWHRKFRYWHPWALYLKIGRLTRECACKIDTLNGCLNSDMKTPLEIREKMKEACTEMSRECSKALTELAEGMKAMTRSTHADPHVKRAEAAAMNLKLVLQTPLWGDAHLLDLCPAATVASLLMQIVGCTANIVDSVHELATLSKFKNPKCSYGCCAHYCSSRY